One part of the Streptomyces ferrugineus genome encodes these proteins:
- a CDS encoding molybdopterin cofactor-binding domain-containing protein, which yields MGAHHRTERTDGRPQEPTAGSAADPDGVSRRRFLGYVVAASTLTVAAPLGETALAPTEAAAAVPSVPGPAEIYDLNDLLTHAALPTANLITIRLDTDGTASFALPRAEVGQGITTSSAMLIAEELDLPLDRIHVTLADARPELLFNQLTGGSNTTISTYTPIRVAAAVARGRLLKAAALELGEAVGTLSAKAGVITSTVTGSSLTYGELAEKAASVATGQVAVTLKEPADFKVIGTARRRIDALEAVTGRKKFAMDVHMPDALPTMLCRPPTINGTVRSVRNLDAVRAMPGITDVVSVSTGVAVRGRTFGQCIDAVRALQVTWGPGTAEDASDDTIRAELRAAELPLPALGLLAKSVDARFTFHFASNSALEPNCAIADVREDSAEIWASLKAPIVAQEEIALKLGLPVSAVKVHVTEGGGSFGRRLFHDAAGEAAEVSRAMGKPVRLMWHRTDDFRQGRTHPMSTSRVRATYALGQVLTYDQRHTSVATDFGHGVGEIITAEASRLPVGDLTFSETVFTLTQQTPYHLGVVTQLLSETDKGFNTGSMRNIYSPNVRCAQELVVDELAGRMGEDPYRFRRALLKDERARAVLDKVAEVGEWGRAMPAGTAQGIALHPEYHAYVAVLAEIDCRPQTTGREIPDAYTGPRVTKVVCAVDVGLAVNPRGLQAQMMGGIMDGIAITLSSGLHLADGHFLEGSWDNYFYTRQWNTPPRLEIVVMPPTTETPGGAGELAVAGAMAAVACAYGRATGTMPTTFPLNHGEPLGFEPLPTTPSVPASPVDGLSRAF from the coding sequence ATGGGAGCTCACCACCGCACGGAGCGGACCGACGGCCGCCCGCAGGAGCCGACCGCCGGATCCGCCGCCGACCCCGACGGCGTCAGCCGGCGCCGCTTCCTGGGCTATGTGGTCGCCGCCTCCACGCTGACCGTCGCCGCACCGCTCGGTGAGACGGCCCTCGCGCCCACCGAGGCGGCCGCGGCGGTCCCCTCGGTGCCCGGACCGGCCGAGATCTACGACCTCAACGACCTGCTCACCCACGCCGCGCTGCCGACTGCGAACCTGATCACCATCCGACTCGACACCGACGGCACCGCCTCCTTCGCCCTGCCGCGAGCCGAGGTCGGCCAGGGCATCACCACCTCCAGCGCCATGCTGATCGCCGAGGAACTGGACCTGCCGCTGGACAGGATCCACGTCACCCTCGCCGACGCCCGGCCCGAGCTGCTGTTCAACCAGCTCACCGGCGGCTCGAACACCACCATCTCCACCTACACCCCGATCCGTGTCGCCGCCGCCGTGGCCAGGGGCCGTCTGCTGAAGGCCGCCGCGCTCGAACTGGGCGAGGCCGTCGGCACCCTGAGCGCCAAGGCCGGTGTCATCACCTCGACCGTCACCGGGTCGAGCCTCACCTACGGCGAACTCGCCGAGAAGGCCGCCTCGGTGGCCACCGGCCAGGTCGCCGTGACCCTGAAGGAGCCCGCCGACTTCAAGGTGATCGGCACCGCACGGCGACGCATCGACGCGCTGGAGGCGGTCACGGGACGCAAGAAGTTCGCCATGGACGTGCACATGCCGGACGCGCTGCCGACCATGCTGTGCCGCCCGCCGACGATCAACGGCACCGTCCGCTCGGTGCGGAACCTGGACGCGGTGCGGGCCATGCCCGGCATCACCGACGTCGTGAGTGTCTCCACCGGCGTCGCGGTGCGCGGCCGTACCTTCGGGCAGTGCATCGACGCGGTACGCGCGCTCCAGGTCACCTGGGGGCCCGGAACCGCCGAGGACGCCTCCGACGACACGATCCGTGCCGAACTCCGCGCGGCCGAACTCCCGCTGCCCGCCCTCGGCCTGCTGGCCAAGTCGGTCGACGCCCGCTTCACCTTCCACTTCGCCAGCAACAGCGCCCTGGAGCCCAACTGCGCCATCGCCGACGTACGCGAGGACTCGGCCGAGATCTGGGCGAGCCTCAAGGCGCCGATCGTCGCCCAGGAGGAGATCGCACTCAAGCTCGGCCTCCCGGTGAGCGCGGTCAAGGTCCATGTGACGGAAGGAGGCGGCTCCTTCGGCCGCAGGCTCTTCCACGACGCCGCCGGCGAGGCCGCCGAGGTCTCGCGGGCCATGGGCAAGCCGGTCAGGCTGATGTGGCACCGCACCGACGACTTCCGGCAGGGCCGCACCCACCCCATGTCCACCTCACGGGTGCGCGCCACCTACGCGCTCGGCCAGGTGCTCACCTACGACCAGCGCCACACCTCCGTGGCCACCGACTTCGGCCACGGCGTCGGCGAGATCATCACGGCCGAGGCGAGCCGCCTGCCGGTCGGCGACCTCACCTTCTCCGAGACCGTCTTCACGCTCACCCAGCAGACCCCGTACCACCTCGGCGTCGTCACCCAGCTCCTCAGCGAGACCGACAAGGGCTTCAACACCGGCTCCATGCGCAACATCTACTCGCCCAACGTGCGCTGCGCCCAGGAACTGGTGGTGGACGAGCTGGCCGGGCGCATGGGCGAGGACCCCTACCGGTTCCGCCGCGCCCTCCTCAAGGACGAGCGGGCGCGGGCCGTCCTCGACAAGGTCGCCGAAGTGGGGGAGTGGGGGCGCGCCATGCCGGCCGGGACGGCACAGGGCATCGCGCTGCACCCCGAGTACCACGCGTACGTGGCGGTCCTCGCGGAGATCGACTGCCGCCCGCAGACCACCGGACGCGAGATCCCCGACGCCTACACGGGCCCGCGCGTGACCAAGGTCGTCTGTGCCGTGGACGTGGGCCTGGCGGTGAACCCCCGTGGCCTCCAGGCCCAGATGATGGGCGGCATCATGGACGGCATCGCGATCACCCTGAGTTCCGGGCTGCACCTCGCCGACGGGCATTTCCTGGAAGGCAGCTGGGACAACTACTTCTACACCCGCCAGTGGAACACCCCGCCGCGACTGGAGATCGTCGTGATGCCGCCGACCACCGAAACCCCGGGCGGTGCCGGTGAGCTCGCGGTCGCGGGCGCGATGGCCGCGGTGGCCTGCGCCTACGGACGCGCCACCGGCACCATGCCGACGACGTTCCCCCTCAACCACGGCGAACCGCTCGGCTTCGAGCCGCTGCCCACCACCCCGTCCGTCCCCGCGTCCCCCGTCGACGGCCTGAGCCGCGCCTTCTAG
- a CDS encoding (2Fe-2S)-binding protein, protein MPEHTFILNGESVTVDIEDDVRLLWVLRDVLGVTGPKYGCGLGVCQACTSHINGKAFNPCSVPVRDLRPTDEVTTIEGLPATVGRELHPMQEAWLEYDVAQCGYCQPGQIMTAVAKVRQAREEGREIGEADLDEIRNVCRCGTYHRIREAIVAGAQKY, encoded by the coding sequence GTGCCCGAACACACCTTCATCCTGAACGGCGAGTCCGTGACCGTGGACATCGAGGACGACGTACGGCTGCTGTGGGTGCTGCGGGACGTCCTCGGCGTCACCGGACCGAAGTACGGCTGCGGGCTCGGCGTCTGCCAGGCCTGCACGAGCCACATCAACGGCAAGGCGTTCAACCCCTGTTCGGTCCCCGTGAGGGACCTGCGCCCCACCGACGAGGTCACCACCATCGAGGGCCTGCCCGCCACGGTCGGCCGGGAACTGCACCCGATGCAGGAGGCCTGGCTGGAGTACGACGTCGCCCAGTGCGGCTACTGCCAGCCCGGCCAGATCATGACCGCCGTCGCCAAGGTCCGCCAGGCCCGTGAAGAGGGCCGCGAGATCGGCGAGGCCGACCTCGACGAGATCCGCAACGTCTGCCGCTGCGGGACGTACCACCGCATCCGGGAGGCGATCGTGGCGGGCGCGCAGAAGTACTGA
- a CDS encoding phosphoribosyltransferase family protein has translation MRYDDRRAAGRLLAEGLDGLRGQDVVVLGLPRGGMPVAAEVARHLGAPLDVLVVRKLGVPWQPEWAFGAIGEHGVRVLNRDVVGDAGLDAAEQEAVEAAERAELDRRVRDYRQGRPALPVAGRTAVVVDDGLATGATAEAACRVVRGQGAARVVLAVPVGPVHGVERLRRVADNVVCPRPQQVLGSVGAWYRDFTQIEDAEVTALLADAARPTPRSAAGPAPPPNREVLLPAAGARLGARLVVPDGARAVVAFAHGSGSGRHSPRNRYVATALNRAGLATLLLDLLTDDEAHDRHNVFDILLLARRLHSAAVWLRRETSLPVAYFGASTGAAAALEAAALSGSGIISVVCRGGRPDLATPAALTHVRAPTLLIVGSRDTQVLSLNRLAADRMHCEHRMAVVPGATHLFEEPGTLTTVAELARDWFTAHLGRPTTRTPPLRSA, from the coding sequence ATGCGTTACGACGACCGCAGGGCGGCCGGGCGGCTGCTGGCCGAGGGGCTGGACGGGCTGCGCGGTCAGGACGTGGTGGTGCTGGGCCTGCCGCGCGGCGGGATGCCGGTCGCGGCGGAGGTGGCCCGGCATCTGGGTGCCCCGCTGGACGTGCTGGTGGTGCGCAAGCTGGGCGTGCCCTGGCAGCCGGAGTGGGCCTTCGGGGCGATCGGCGAGCACGGGGTCCGGGTCCTCAACCGGGACGTGGTCGGCGACGCCGGGCTGGACGCCGCCGAGCAGGAGGCCGTGGAGGCAGCCGAGCGGGCCGAGCTGGACCGGCGGGTGCGCGACTACCGGCAGGGGCGGCCCGCGCTGCCGGTCGCCGGGCGTACGGCCGTCGTGGTGGACGACGGACTCGCCACCGGCGCCACGGCCGAGGCGGCCTGCCGGGTCGTACGGGGGCAGGGAGCGGCCCGGGTCGTGCTGGCCGTGCCCGTCGGGCCGGTGCACGGCGTCGAACGGCTGCGGAGGGTCGCCGACAACGTCGTGTGTCCCCGGCCCCAGCAGGTCCTGGGTTCGGTGGGCGCCTGGTACCGGGACTTCACCCAGATCGAGGACGCCGAGGTCACGGCGCTGCTCGCCGACGCCGCCCGCCCCACGCCCCGCTCCGCCGCCGGGCCCGCGCCGCCGCCGAACCGCGAGGTGCTGCTCCCGGCCGCCGGGGCCCGACTCGGCGCCCGTCTGGTCGTGCCGGACGGCGCGCGGGCGGTCGTGGCCTTCGCGCACGGCAGCGGCAGCGGCCGGCACAGCCCGCGCAACCGGTACGTCGCCACCGCCCTCAACCGCGCGGGCCTGGCCACCCTGCTGCTGGACCTGCTCACCGACGACGAGGCGCACGACCGGCACAACGTCTTCGACATCCTGCTGCTGGCCCGGCGCCTGCACTCCGCGGCCGTGTGGCTGCGGCGGGAGACCAGCCTGCCCGTCGCCTACTTCGGGGCGAGCACCGGAGCCGCCGCCGCGCTGGAGGCGGCCGCGCTGTCCGGCTCCGGGATCATCTCGGTCGTCTGCCGGGGCGGCCGCCCCGATCTCGCCACTCCGGCGGCGCTGACCCATGTACGGGCCCCGACGCTGCTCATCGTCGGCAGCCGTGACACACAGGTGCTCAGCCTCAACCGCCTCGCCGCCGACCGGATGCACTGCGAGCACCGGATGGCCGTCGTCCCGGGCGCCACCCATCTCTTCGAGGAACCCGGCACCTTGACCACGGTCGCCGAACTGGCCCGTGACTGGTTCACCGCCCACCTGGGCCGACCCACCACCAGGACGCCGCCGCTCCGCTCGGCCTGA
- a CDS encoding Type 1 glutamine amidotransferase-like domain-containing protein, translating to MTHVPPPRLALLGGGFSTEEDGLLDDWLLSHARTPRPRICFLPTASGDAPTYVERFRAAFRTRPSCTPSVLPLFQRDLDDEALRAFLLAQDVVYVGGGNTANLLAVWRVHGVDRILREAYDRGTLLCGISAGANCWAEASHTDSFGPLTSLPDGLGLLAGSVCPHYDSEPGRRPSYRSAVRSGALPAGWALDDGTGALFTDGRLTETVTRVPGAQVYRVEGDGGVRERALPCRLLAPAPEAGP from the coding sequence GTGACCCACGTTCCCCCACCCCGCCTGGCCCTCCTCGGCGGAGGCTTCTCCACCGAGGAGGACGGCCTGCTCGACGACTGGCTCCTGTCGCACGCCCGCACTCCGCGTCCCAGGATCTGCTTCCTGCCCACCGCGAGCGGCGACGCCCCCACGTACGTCGAGAGGTTCCGGGCCGCCTTCCGCACCCGCCCCTCCTGCACGCCCTCCGTCCTGCCGCTGTTCCAGCGGGACCTCGACGACGAGGCGCTGCGCGCGTTCCTGCTCGCCCAGGACGTCGTCTATGTGGGCGGCGGCAACACCGCGAACCTGCTCGCCGTGTGGCGGGTACACGGCGTCGACCGGATCCTGCGCGAGGCTTACGACCGCGGAACGCTGCTGTGCGGCATCAGCGCCGGCGCCAACTGCTGGGCCGAGGCCTCGCACACCGACTCCTTCGGACCGCTGACGTCCCTGCCGGACGGCCTGGGACTGCTGGCCGGGTCGGTCTGCCCGCACTACGACAGCGAACCGGGACGCCGCCCGTCGTACCGGTCGGCGGTACGGAGCGGAGCACTGCCCGCCGGGTGGGCCCTGGACGACGGGACCGGAGCCCTGTTCACCGACGGGCGCCTGACGGAGACGGTGACGCGGGTTCCGGGGGCACAGGTGTACCGGGTGGAGGGCGACGGGGGTGTGCGCGAGCGGGCCCTGCCGTGCCGCCTCCTCGCCCCCGCACCCGAAGCAGGTCCCTGA
- a CDS encoding acyl-CoA dehydrogenase family protein codes for MIDAPEPGLTERDIVERAVRLRPVLLERQPETERLTHYPKDTHDDFLRAGFYRMLQPRRYGGYEFGLPTFYRVVTEIARGCPSTGWALSLTAAHVLQVASVFEERAQDEIFGADGDFRAASTVAPIGVAQPDGDGHVVLDGTWPYSSGAPYSTHYVGQTLRAPDRPGAPPGPPVLFVAPRSVWTVLDDWHGVLGLRGTGSNSIHMEQARIPAYLTREASLLDLPVEGGSVGSELHGNPLYAGRAPSFFHGELAAIMIGTAYAAADEYARAISARPLVLEPDRTRADLHDYQRHLGEALGVIHMAEAALRRTAEEWMETCHRNATGGEPFTIADDNRLALMFLNAGRMTWDVLQGTLFRTVGSRHARDGERMQRYFRDAATYWTHVGPSMAEPLARRVGCDRLGLPSDHIPLIP; via the coding sequence GTGATCGACGCTCCCGAGCCCGGACTGACCGAACGCGACATCGTCGAACGGGCCGTGCGGCTGCGGCCCGTGCTGCTCGAACGCCAGCCGGAGACGGAACGGCTGACGCACTACCCCAAGGACACCCACGACGACTTCCTGCGGGCCGGTTTCTACCGCATGCTCCAGCCGCGCCGGTACGGCGGCTACGAGTTCGGCCTGCCCACGTTCTACCGCGTGGTCACCGAGATCGCCCGCGGCTGCCCCTCCACCGGCTGGGCCCTGTCGCTCACCGCCGCCCACGTCCTACAGGTCGCGTCGGTCTTCGAGGAGAGGGCACAGGACGAGATCTTCGGCGCCGACGGCGACTTCCGGGCCGCGTCCACGGTCGCGCCCATCGGCGTCGCCCAGCCCGACGGCGACGGCCATGTCGTCCTCGACGGCACCTGGCCGTACTCCTCGGGCGCCCCCTACTCCACGCACTACGTCGGTCAGACCCTGCGCGCCCCGGACCGGCCCGGCGCCCCGCCGGGACCGCCGGTGCTGTTCGTCGCCCCGCGCTCGGTGTGGACCGTGCTCGACGACTGGCACGGCGTCCTCGGGCTGCGCGGCACCGGCTCCAACAGCATCCACATGGAACAGGCCCGCATCCCCGCGTACCTCACCCGCGAGGCGAGCCTGCTCGACCTGCCCGTCGAGGGCGGCAGCGTCGGCTCCGAACTGCACGGCAACCCCCTGTACGCCGGCCGGGCACCGAGCTTCTTCCACGGCGAACTGGCCGCCATCATGATCGGCACCGCCTACGCCGCCGCGGACGAGTACGCCCGCGCGATCTCCGCCCGCCCCCTCGTCCTCGAACCCGACCGCACCCGCGCCGACCTCCACGACTACCAGCGGCATCTGGGCGAGGCCCTCGGCGTGATCCACATGGCCGAGGCCGCGCTGCGACGCACCGCCGAGGAATGGATGGAGACCTGCCACCGCAACGCCACCGGCGGTGAGCCCTTCACGATCGCCGACGACAACCGCCTCGCGCTGATGTTCCTGAACGCCGGTCGGATGACCTGGGACGTTCTGCAGGGCACCCTCTTCCGCACGGTCGGCTCACGGCACGCCCGCGACGGCGAGCGCATGCAGCGCTACTTCCGGGACGCGGCGACGTACTGGACGCATGTGGGCCCCAGCATGGCCGAGCCCCTCGCCCGCCGGGTCGGCTGCGACCGCCTCGGCCTCCCGTCCGACCACATTCCGCTGATCCCTTGA
- a CDS encoding collagenase → MRYSFALPRRMTSAIAACVTLSALLATPALAAPPTGAHPAAVTPGARTASPPPTGPTRDTAARRAVQDRPLTPAHLPPLTPTRVPPRPATEPGLQAASCTPGDFAGRTGAALVAFVKASTTGCVNTLFGVTGADAHAVFRESQMVTIAQAFTRTAATYDGDNSAGVWQLVLFLRAGYYVQFNNPDDVGPYGKVLAAHTVRGLDTFFARPHSGDVTAANGDVLGEVVILTDSADQQARYLRVYQRILKGYDSSYDAVLSMLAAVNAVYTPLWRGNWNPQYVRAVTADPSVVGTLHAFALDHLGLLGTDRAYLTSNAGMNLARYVEHPALRATVRPKAKHLLDSTRITGRTAGLWVAVATQADHYDRANCAYYGVCDLAGQLTRAALPVTHACDATRTIRAQSLTPADLGAACASVLGQDSYVHDLVRDDGPIPGQYLSTLDLVVFASREDYRTYAGAIFGISTDNGGMTVIGDPEDPANRPFAAMYQKSRDDGHAARIWNLNHEYTHYLDARFDMKGDFAQQTSVPDVWWIEGVAEYVSYGYRRITYDRAVTEAGRHTYRLSTLFQNTYTNGDVTRIYAWGYLAVRYMFEKHPADIHRMLARFRVGDYAGGYAVYANDIGTRYDADFDEWLTACAAGACAATPAVGRGPSRTSAR, encoded by the coding sequence ATGCGCTACAGCTTCGCGCTGCCCAGACGCATGACATCCGCCATCGCCGCCTGCGTCACCCTCTCCGCCCTGCTGGCGACCCCGGCACTCGCGGCACCCCCGACCGGCGCCCACCCCGCCGCGGTCACGCCCGGCGCGAGGACGGCGTCCCCACCACCGACCGGCCCGACCCGCGACACCGCCGCCCGCCGCGCCGTACAGGACCGGCCGCTCACCCCGGCCCACCTCCCGCCCCTGACACCGACGCGCGTGCCGCCCCGCCCCGCCACGGAGCCCGGCCTCCAGGCGGCCTCCTGCACTCCCGGTGACTTCGCAGGCAGGACCGGCGCCGCACTCGTCGCGTTCGTCAAGGCCTCGACCACCGGCTGCGTCAACACCCTGTTCGGGGTCACCGGCGCGGACGCGCACGCCGTCTTCCGCGAGTCCCAGATGGTCACGATCGCCCAGGCGTTCACCCGCACGGCGGCCACCTACGACGGCGACAACTCCGCCGGCGTGTGGCAACTCGTCCTGTTCCTGCGGGCCGGCTACTACGTGCAGTTCAACAACCCGGACGACGTGGGCCCGTACGGCAAGGTCCTGGCCGCACACACCGTCCGCGGCCTGGACACCTTCTTCGCCCGCCCGCACTCCGGAGACGTCACGGCCGCCAACGGCGACGTTCTCGGCGAGGTCGTCATCCTCACCGACAGCGCCGACCAGCAGGCTCGCTATCTCCGGGTCTACCAGCGGATACTCAAGGGCTACGACAGCTCCTACGACGCCGTCCTCAGCATGCTCGCGGCCGTCAACGCCGTCTACACCCCGCTCTGGCGCGGCAACTGGAACCCGCAGTACGTGAGGGCGGTCACCGCCGACCCCTCCGTCGTGGGCACCCTGCACGCCTTCGCGCTCGACCACCTCGGCCTGCTGGGCACCGACCGCGCCTACCTCACCTCCAACGCCGGGATGAACCTGGCCCGTTATGTCGAGCACCCGGCGCTGCGCGCCACCGTGCGGCCCAAGGCCAAGCACCTGCTGGACAGCACCCGGATCACCGGCCGCACGGCCGGGCTGTGGGTGGCCGTGGCGACGCAGGCCGACCACTACGACCGTGCCAACTGCGCCTACTACGGCGTCTGCGACCTGGCCGGCCAACTGACCCGGGCCGCCCTGCCGGTCACCCACGCCTGCGACGCCACCCGCACCATCCGCGCCCAGTCCCTCACCCCGGCCGACCTCGGTGCGGCGTGCGCCAGCGTGCTGGGCCAGGACAGCTACGTCCATGACCTCGTCAGGGACGACGGCCCCATCCCGGGCCAGTACCTGTCGACCCTCGACCTCGTCGTCTTCGCGAGCCGCGAGGACTACCGGACGTACGCCGGAGCGATCTTCGGCATCAGCACCGACAACGGCGGCATGACCGTGATCGGAGACCCGGAGGATCCCGCCAACCGGCCGTTCGCGGCGATGTACCAGAAGAGCAGGGACGACGGGCACGCCGCCCGGATCTGGAACCTCAACCACGAGTACACGCACTACCTCGACGCCCGCTTCGACATGAAGGGCGACTTCGCCCAGCAGACCTCGGTGCCGGACGTCTGGTGGATCGAGGGCGTGGCCGAGTACGTCTCCTACGGCTACCGCCGCATCACCTACGACCGGGCCGTCACGGAGGCGGGCAGGCACACCTACCGGCTGAGCACCCTGTTCCAGAACACGTACACCAACGGCGACGTGACCCGCATCTACGCATGGGGCTATCTCGCCGTGCGCTACATGTTCGAGAAGCACCCGGCCGACATCCACCGCATGCTCGCTCGCTTCCGCGTCGGCGACTACGCGGGCGGCTACGCCGTCTACGCCAACGACATCGGCACCCGTTACGACGCCGATTTCGACGAGTGGCTGACGGCGTGCGCCGCCGGCGCGTGTGCGGCGACGCCGGCCGTCGGCCGAGGGCCGTCCCGGACATCCGCACGTTGA
- a CDS encoding peptidoglycan-binding domain-containing protein: MSEPNGPVCPECGTPRASDGTPDCSCAARASEARRDARAAERAAAEDFDPVRIRPFVALDDEPGADQDADGGRVPQESGDLADTDAISAVPPSAQSAPDEAPLPDADADVIPRHRRRALLITGAGVASALLLTGAYLGGLFTYDSPSRDGAASGDVRAPVPDTSSADGTAPEGQSSGTASASPSPSGAGTPSSSTTPDDSSPTPSTSATTPTAPPSSAGATTSAAPEPSDAEGEPPVLRRGDRGPEVTELQLRLRQIGLYSEDADGEYDRRVESAVGTYQLTRVILNDESGVYGRATRTSLESETSEP, translated from the coding sequence GTGAGCGAACCGAACGGCCCCGTCTGCCCGGAGTGCGGCACGCCCCGGGCGTCCGACGGAACCCCCGACTGCTCCTGCGCCGCCCGCGCCTCCGAGGCCCGTCGCGACGCGCGCGCCGCCGAACGGGCGGCGGCGGAGGACTTCGATCCGGTACGGATCCGGCCGTTCGTCGCACTCGATGACGAGCCCGGGGCGGACCAGGATGCGGATGGGGGCCGAGTTCCCCAGGAATCAGGGGACTTGGCGGACACGGACGCCATATCCGCCGTCCCGCCCTCCGCACAGTCGGCGCCCGACGAGGCGCCCCTGCCCGACGCGGACGCCGACGTCATCCCCCGGCACCGGCGCCGCGCCCTTCTGATCACCGGGGCGGGCGTCGCCTCGGCCCTCCTGCTGACGGGCGCCTACCTGGGAGGGCTGTTCACCTACGACAGCCCTTCGCGGGACGGGGCGGCCTCCGGCGACGTACGGGCACCCGTCCCGGACACTTCGAGCGCGGACGGCACCGCCCCCGAGGGGCAGTCCTCCGGCACGGCCTCCGCGTCACCGTCCCCGTCCGGGGCCGGGACCCCCTCATCCAGCACGACTCCCGACGACAGCTCTCCCACGCCGAGCACCTCCGCCACCACTCCCACCGCGCCGCCGTCCAGCGCGGGCGCCACTACCAGCGCCGCCCCCGAGCCGAGCGACGCGGAGGGAGAGCCCCCGGTACTGCGCCGCGGCGACCGGGGGCCGGAAGTCACCGAACTCCAACTCCGCCTGCGTCAGATCGGCCTCTACTCCGAGGACGCCGACGGCGAGTACGACCGCCGGGTCGAGAGCGCGGTCGGCACCTATCAGCTCACCCGCGTCATCCTCAACGATGAATCGGGCGTCTACGGCAGGGCGACCCGCACCTCGCTGGAGTCCGAAACCTCGGAGCCGTGA
- a CDS encoding type 1 glutamine amidotransferase domain-containing protein, which produces MSKILFVMTGADHWTLADGSKHPTGFWAEEAAAPYEAFKAAGHEVVVATPGGVVPPVDQGSLAAGANGGQENADRIAAVLDAMTELREPVRLEDVDLDDYAAVFYPGGHGPMEDLAVDAGSGRLLTLALNSGKPLGVVCHGPAALLAATGADGANSFAGYRVAAFTNTEETLGGLAEKAKWLLQDRLTEAGVQVQVGEPWVPNVVVDRNLVTGQNPASSAPLAVELLKKLG; this is translated from the coding sequence ATGTCGAAGATCCTTTTTGTGATGACCGGCGCCGACCACTGGACGCTGGCCGATGGCAGCAAGCACCCCACCGGCTTCTGGGCCGAGGAGGCCGCCGCCCCGTACGAGGCGTTCAAGGCCGCCGGTCACGAGGTCGTCGTGGCCACGCCCGGCGGTGTCGTGCCGCCCGTCGACCAGGGCAGCCTCGCGGCCGGGGCCAACGGCGGTCAGGAGAACGCCGACCGGATCGCCGCCGTGCTCGACGCGATGACGGAGCTGCGCGAGCCGGTCCGGCTGGAGGACGTGGACCTCGACGACTACGCCGCCGTGTTCTACCCCGGTGGCCACGGTCCGATGGAGGACCTCGCGGTCGACGCCGGCTCCGGCAGGCTGCTGACCCTGGCCCTGAACTCCGGCAAGCCGCTGGGCGTCGTCTGCCACGGCCCGGCCGCGCTGCTCGCCGCCACCGGGGCCGATGGCGCCAACAGCTTCGCCGGTTACCGGGTGGCCGCGTTCACCAACACCGAGGAGACCCTGGGCGGCCTCGCGGAGAAGGCCAAGTGGCTGCTCCAGGACCGGCTGACCGAGGCCGGCGTGCAGGTCCAGGTGGGCGAGCCGTGGGTGCCGAACGTCGTCGTCGACCGCAACCTGGTCACCGGCCAGAACCCCGCCTCCTCCGCCCCGCTCGCCGTCGAGCTGCTGAAGAAGCTGGGCTGA
- a CDS encoding LysR family transcriptional regulator: MEGARAEENRLGGSAPVDLNLLRTFLAVYRTGSFTAAARVLGLSQPTVTTQIRTLERQLGRELFQRLARGVAPAPYADELAARVVEPLDALATVTGPGGSPDVHPAEPVHLAGPAELLTHRVMPALAPLVDRGVRLRITPGLTEPLLEELRAGRYDLVLSTYRPRGRALASVPLADEEFVLVTAPAWAERIGGPARIAAAGPAALHGVPLVAYAEDVPIVRRYWRHVFGRRLVRHPAVTMPDLSAVKAAVAGGTGFSVLPRYLCAAELASGALVPLHDPDDPPINTAFLVQRPGSSGNPHVALVRDHLLEIARDW; the protein is encoded by the coding sequence ATGGAGGGGGCCCGTGCGGAGGAGAACCGGCTCGGCGGATCGGCTCCGGTGGACCTGAATCTGCTGCGCACGTTCCTCGCGGTGTACCGCACCGGTTCCTTCACCGCCGCCGCCCGGGTGCTGGGACTGTCGCAGCCGACGGTCACCACGCAGATCCGCACGCTGGAGCGGCAGCTCGGCCGGGAGCTCTTCCAGCGGCTGGCGCGCGGCGTCGCCCCCGCACCCTACGCGGACGAGCTCGCCGCCCGGGTCGTCGAGCCACTGGACGCGCTCGCCACCGTCACGGGGCCGGGCGGTTCCCCCGACGTCCACCCCGCGGAGCCGGTGCATCTCGCGGGCCCCGCCGAGCTGCTGACCCATCGCGTCATGCCCGCCCTCGCACCGCTGGTCGACCGGGGCGTACGGCTGCGCATCACTCCCGGCCTCACCGAGCCGCTCCTGGAGGAGCTGCGGGCGGGCCGCTACGACCTGGTGCTGTCGACCTACCGGCCGCGCGGTCGCGCCCTGGCCTCGGTGCCGCTGGCGGACGAGGAGTTCGTGCTGGTCACGGCCCCGGCCTGGGCGGAGCGCATCGGCGGTCCGGCGCGGATCGCGGCCGCCGGTCCCGCCGCGCTGCACGGCGTGCCGCTGGTCGCCTATGCCGAGGACGTGCCGATCGTGCGCCGCTACTGGCGTCATGTCTTCGGCCGGCGGCTGGTGCGCCACCCGGCGGTGACCATGCCCGATCTGAGCGCGGTCAAGGCCGCGGTGGCGGGCGGCACGGGGTTCAGCGTGCTCCCCCGCTACCTGTGCGCGGCCGAACTGGCCTCGGGTGCGCTGGTCCCGCTGCACGACCCGGACGATCCGCCCATCAACACCGCCTTCCTCGTCCAGCGCCCGGGCTCCTCCGGCAACCCCCATGTCGCCCTGGTCCGCGACCACCTGCTGGAGATCGCCCGCGACTGGTGA